A genomic region of Lachnoclostridium edouardi contains the following coding sequences:
- the fabD gene encoding ACP S-malonyltransferase: protein MSKIAFIFPGQGAQKAGMGKDFYEQTETGKAVFDKASELLGFSMPELCFTENDRLDITEYTQAAMVTTSIAMMKVLEERTGIKPDVAAGLSLGEYCALVAAGVMSQADAITTVRQRGILMQEAVPVGVGAMAAVLTLDASKIEEVLADIDGVQIANYNCPGQIVISGVKEAVEEACGKLKEAGAKRTIMLNVSGPFHSSMLTGAGEKLKEVLDQVEVHTPVIPYVANVNAQYVTETSQVKPLLKEQVSSSVRWEQSVRTMLEDGVDTFIEIGPGKTLAGFLKKIAKDVKVINIDSLESVEALKESGL, encoded by the coding sequence ATGAGTAAAATTGCATTTATTTTCCCGGGTCAGGGAGCACAGAAAGCCGGAATGGGAAAAGATTTCTATGAGCAGACAGAAACTGGAAAGGCAGTGTTTGACAAGGCAAGCGAATTACTGGGCTTTTCCATGCCGGAATTATGTTTTACAGAAAATGACAGGTTGGATATTACAGAGTATACACAGGCGGCTATGGTTACTACAAGTATAGCTATGATGAAGGTTCTGGAAGAAAGAACGGGAATTAAGCCTGATGTGGCAGCAGGCCTTAGCCTGGGAGAATATTGTGCACTTGTGGCTGCAGGCGTAATGAGCCAGGCAGACGCTATTACTACAGTCAGGCAAAGGGGAATTCTGATGCAGGAGGCAGTTCCTGTGGGAGTTGGAGCTATGGCAGCTGTTCTTACATTAGATGCCTCTAAAATTGAGGAGGTTCTGGCAGATATTGATGGCGTTCAGATCGCCAATTATAACTGTCCGGGGCAGATTGTAATTTCCGGTGTAAAGGAAGCTGTAGAAGAGGCTTGTGGAAAGCTGAAGGAAGCTGGGGCAAAGCGGACGATTATGCTGAATGTAAGCGGACCTTTCCACTCCAGTATGCTGACAGGAGCCGGTGAAAAGCTTAAAGAGGTTTTAGATCAGGTAGAGGTACATACGCCGGTTATCCCATATGTGGCTAATGTTAACGCCCAATATGTGACAGAGACTTCCCAGGTGAAACCTCTTTTAAAGGAACAAGTGTCTTCTTCTGTCAGATGGGAGCAAAGCGTAAGAACAATGCTGGAAGACGGAGTAGATACATTTATTGAAATCGGCCCAGGTAAAACTTTGGCTGGTTTCCTGAAGAAGATAGCAAAAGACGTAAAAGTAATAAATATAGATTCCTTGGAGTCTGTAGAGGCTTTAAAGGAGAGCGGGCTGTAA
- the fabG gene encoding 3-oxoacyl-[acyl-carrier-protein] reductase, whose protein sequence is MLDNKVAVVTGASRGIGRAIALKLAKDGATVIVNYNGSAAKAEEVVKEIQEAGGQAEAIQCNVSDFTMAGEFLGGVVKKYGRVDILVNNAGITRDGLLMKMSEADFDAVINTNLKGAFNCMQHLSRQMIKQKSGRIINISSVSGVMGNAGQANYSASKAGVIGLTKAAAREMASRGITVNAIAPGFIATEMTEVLSDSVKEAVTGQIPMKHFGAPEDIANTAAFLASEEAAYITGQVICVDGGMAM, encoded by the coding sequence ATGTTAGATAACAAGGTAGCAGTTGTAACAGGGGCAAGCCGGGGAATTGGACGAGCTATTGCGCTGAAGCTGGCAAAGGATGGAGCTACTGTAATCGTAAATTATAACGGTTCTGCGGCAAAGGCAGAGGAGGTAGTAAAGGAAATCCAGGAAGCGGGCGGACAGGCAGAAGCGATTCAGTGTAATGTTTCAGATTTTACTATGGCCGGTGAATTTTTAGGCGGAGTAGTAAAAAAATACGGCAGGGTTGACATTTTAGTAAATAATGCAGGTATTACAAGAGACGGTCTTCTGATGAAAATGTCAGAGGCAGATTTTGACGCAGTTATTAATACAAACTTAAAAGGTGCGTTTAACTGTATGCAGCACCTTTCCAGACAAATGATAAAACAAAAATCAGGAAGAATCATTAATATTTCTTCTGTATCAGGAGTAATGGGCAACGCAGGACAGGCGAATTACAGCGCTTCTAAGGCTGGAGTAATCGGCCTTACAAAGGCAGCGGCAAGAGAAATGGCCAGCCGCGGAATTACTGTAAACGCAATTGCCCCTGGATTTATTGCAACAGAAATGACAGAGGTACTTTCTGATTCAGTAAAAGAGGCAGTGACAGGCCAGATTCCCATGAAGCATTTTGGAGCTCCAGAGGATATCGCAAATACAGCAGCATTTTTAGCGTCTGAAGAAGCCGCATACATTACAGGTCAAGTAATCTGTGTAGACGGCGGCATGGCAATGTAA